In Candidatus Zixiibacteriota bacterium, the genomic window TGCCGCAGCGGTTTGCCACGGTGTTTGCCGGCCAGGATGTCGAGGCCACTCAAAGCGCGCGCAAACATACGGTCGGCTATCCGCCCTCCTCGCCGTCAGTGGCGCTGTTCAAGGACGGCAAGCTGGTCTATATGATGGAGCGGCACGATATCGAGGGGCATCATCCGCAAACGATCGCCGAGAACCTGACGCACGCGTTCGAAGCGTACCTGTAGATCGATCTTAGATTTTCGTAATCGGCACCCTCACTCAAATCTCGTATCCCGACCCGGGAATCGGCGATTGAGCGGGGGTGTTGTTGCTTAGACATCACAGGCAGGGCCGTGAGCCGGCAAAGCGTGCTTGTGGGCGCGTTTCATGGCCGATTGCACCGAACCGAGTTGTCCGGCCGCAAGTCACCGCCATCGTCTTGAGAAAAATTTCACGAGAAGTTAACTTTGCCGCAACCTTTTCAGACCGAGAGAGTTTATATTACATAATTCACTACCGTCGGGTGGATTTCCAGAAGTGATTGACATTATCGGAGCGGGGCTTACATTGTAGGTCTACATTATCATGAGTGAGTTTAAAGCTAGTGATGCCGACCTTTCGGCGCTGAAATTGGATAAACGACACAAGACCGGTGCGCCGGGGCGTTGGCGTAAGTGGTTGCACCTGTTGTGGTTGCTGATCCCGATCGCGGGTTACCTGGTATACCGAATCGGGCTGCACGAGATCACACCGGCCACCAAAGTGCGCAGCGCGACGGCGCAAATGTTGACCGGCTCGGAAGCGCAAGCGGAGCTGGTGGCGACCGGTTATGTCGTGGCACAGGTCAAGGCGGCCGTGTCATCGAAAGCGACGGGGCGGCTGGAGGTTCTGAACGTCGAAGAGGGGGATGTAGTCAAAGCCGGCGAGGTTCTGGCGATTATCGAGAATTCCGATGTCAAAGCGGATCTGGAGCGGATGAAGGCGAATTTGGCGATGGCGCGAGCCGATTCCACCGACGCGTACATCAAGCTCAATCGTGCCAACGGATTGATCAAGACCGGCTCGACGACTCAGGATATCGTCGACGAGATGAAGGCCAACTATGATCGTGCTAAGGCAGCGGTGGCGGTGGCGTCGGCGGGCGTGCAATACGCCGAAGTGGCGGTCGAGAACACCATCATTCGCGCGCCGTTTGACGGCACAGTGCTCTCCAAGGACGCCGATGTCGGCGAGATGGTAGCGCCGTTCTCTTCGGCGGGGTCATCGCGCGGCGCCGTCGTCACGCTGGCGGATATGAGTTCGCTTGAGGTAGAAGCCGATGTTTCGGAATCGAATATCTACAAAGTCAACGCCGGTCAGCCGTGCGAGATCATTCTGGACGCCTATCCCGGAGTTCGGTACCCGGGGCGTGTGAAGAAGATCGTGCCAACGGCAGATCGTTCGCGCGCGACGGTCATGACGAAAATCGCATTTACCCAGATCGATGAGAAAGTTCTGCCGGAAATGTCGGCGCGGGTGAATTTCCTGCCGGAGAAAACTGGAGGCGCGGAGAAGCCGCAGACGCCGGTGCTGGCGGTGCCGAAATCGACGATCAGCAATCGCAACGGGCGCTCGGTCGTATTCAAGATCATCGGGCAAAACGTTCAGGAAGTTGCCGTGACAATCGGGCGCGAACTGGGAACGTTTACCGAGATCCTATCCGGCCTGGTGCCGGGAGATCAAGTGGTTGTATCGCCGCCGGGGGCGCTGAAGTCGGGCGACAAAATCGAATTATCGCAATAGGACAATAGAACAAAGGAAGAGCATGACCGAGACTTTAGTCCAGGTGCGCAATGTCTCCAAGTCGTATTACCGCGATTCGCTGGAGATTCCGGTATTGCGCAACATCAGTTTTGACATCCCGGCCGGGCAGTTTCTGGCTTTGATGGGTCCCTCGGGATCCGGCAAGACAACCCTGCTCAATTTGATTTCCGGTATTGACCAACCGACCGCCGGCGATCTGATGGTCGCGGGGGAAAACATCGCCCGACTGAGCCAGGGACAGTTGGCCAAGTGGCGCTCGCAGCATATTGGCTTGGTGTTTCAGTTCTACAACCTGCTGCCG contains:
- a CDS encoding BrxA/BrxB family bacilliredoxin; amino-acid sequence: MYPEELITPMRKELSGVGFQEWKTAADVEKGLNEKGSVLLVFNSVCGCAAGNARPGIKLALKHKKLPQRFATVFAGQDVEATQSARKHTVGYPPSSPSVALFKDGKLVYMMERHDIEGHHPQTIAENLTHAFEAYL
- a CDS encoding efflux RND transporter periplasmic adaptor subunit gives rise to the protein MSEFKASDADLSALKLDKRHKTGAPGRWRKWLHLLWLLIPIAGYLVYRIGLHEITPATKVRSATAQMLTGSEAQAELVATGYVVAQVKAAVSSKATGRLEVLNVEEGDVVKAGEVLAIIENSDVKADLERMKANLAMARADSTDAYIKLNRANGLIKTGSTTQDIVDEMKANYDRAKAAVAVASAGVQYAEVAVENTIIRAPFDGTVLSKDADVGEMVAPFSSAGSSRGAVVTLADMSSLEVEADVSESNIYKVNAGQPCEIILDAYPGVRYPGRVKKIVPTADRSRATVMTKIAFTQIDEKVLPEMSARVNFLPEKTGGAEKPQTPVLAVPKSTISNRNGRSVVFKIIGQNVQEVAVTIGRELGTFTEILSGLVPGDQVVVSPPGALKSGDKIELSQ